One region of Trachemys scripta elegans isolate TJP31775 chromosome 8, CAS_Tse_1.0, whole genome shotgun sequence genomic DNA includes:
- the EIF4EBP3 gene encoding eukaryotic translation initiation factor 4E-binding protein 3: MAATSTTSSCPIPGGRDPGSPDGYSCTPGGTLYSTTPGGTRIIYDRKFLLECKNSPVARTPPCYLPHIPGITSPPHAALSKLEDLKEQNETEEEVPDDDQFAMDI, encoded by the exons ATGGCTGCTACGAGCACCACAAGCTCCTGCCCCATTCCGGGCGGTCGAGATCCGGGCTCCCCGGACGGCTATAGCTGCACCCCTGGCGGGACCCTCTACTCCACCACCCCAGGGG GTACCAGGATAATCTATGACCGTAAGTTCCTGCTGGAGTGTAAGAACTCGCCCGTTGCCAGGACCCCCCCCTGCTACCTTCCTCACATCCCTGGCATCACCTCTCCCCCGCACGCGGCGCTCTCCAAGCTGGAGGATCTTAAGGAACAAAATGAGACTGAGGAAGAGGTCCCAG